CGAACTGTATCCGTCGCTGAATAAGGATTTATTGTATTCAGGCATTATTCTGCATGATATCGGCAAGGTGTTTGAGCTATCCGGGCCTATTGCCACAACATACACCTTGGAAGGGAACCTGCTTGGCCATATTTCCATTATGGTTACAGAAATCGCCAAAACAGCGCAGGAACTTGAAATCGAAGGGGAAGAAGTACTGCTGCTTCAGCATATGGTGCTCTCTCATCATGGAAAAGAAGAATGGGGCAGCCCGAAAAAACCAATGATCAAGGAAGCGGAAATCCTTCACTACATCGACAACATTGATGCCAAGATGATGATGCTCGACCGTGCGCTTGAGAAAACAAAGCCCGGGGAATACACCGAGCGGCTATTCCCGCTGGATAACCGCTCCTTCTATAAACCGGAATTTGGTTCATAAAAAGAGGCTATCCGAAAAGGTCAACAGACCCGTTGACGGCACCTCCCGGCCCGGGGCGGGAAAACCGGACGCTTTCGGGACCACAGGAAGTGGTTCATGGAGCTGGCGCGACAGGACGTCGCATTGCCAGCTGCCAGGACGGACGTCCGAGCCACCGCCGCTCATGCTTCACGGCGAGGGTCTCGACCACCCGTTCTTCCGCCGGAGTCGCCGGTTTCCTGTCCACCCCGGCTCAAAAAGCAGCGGCAGATCAGGAAAGCGCGTATCTCACCGTTTCAGCGAACGGATCAGCAACTAATAAATCAAAAAACGGCGGGAAGAGGATTCCAATCCTCTTCCCGCCTTTATGCATTCTGTCTGGTTTCTCATTCAACTGGTCTGGGACGGAACGGCGGAAGCCAGCGAACAGCAGCGGCAAAGCAGTTGCCGCTGCTGTTTGCGACGAGCAAGCGAAGCGGCGCAGGAGCAGATGTTTTAATGCGACGAGTAACCGCAGGAGCAAGCGAGTGTTTGCGCAGCAGAAGCCGTTCTATTATGGAAGAACATCAGAGCAAGATAAGCCTAAGGGCTTTTCGGATAGCCCCTTTTTAGGCTCTCGAGAAATCGGGTTATAACTAGAAATAGAAAGATAGACCTTCCAGACTGCATAAATCACCACAGCTCATTTCTGTTCCTGACACTGCTGAAGTTTCTGTTCCAGATACGGGATTGCCTCCTCCAACCAGCGATGTCTTTCTTTATAAGAACTTAGGATCGGCTGTTAACATTCAAACTGAAAGGCCGGTAAGTGGCGGGGAAGCCACGTTGCAACGGATGGACCTTTTGGTGACTTATGATGATGCTGAACGAAACTCATCTTTTAGCAGGCTATATACATAATGATCTGCGAAGCGATCATGAAGCCATTCTGCCTGGCGAAGCCGGCCCTCTTTTGTAAAGCCGAGGCGCTCAGGGATTGCCTGGCTTTTTTTGTTTTCTGCCGCTGCCCGAATTTCCACCCGGTTCAGATGAAGCTCTTCAAAACAATATGCTATGATGGCTCGGCAGGCCGCTGTCATGAGGCCTTGCCCTTGAAATTGCTCGCCAAGCCAATAACCGAATGTCGTTGACTTGTTTGTCCAGCTGATCTGATGCAGGCCAATGATGCCTGCAAGCTCTCCTCTATACCAGATTCCGGCCTGAAAGCCGTTATTCTGTCTGAATTGTTCAAGCGCAAGATCGATGAATTTGCCGGAGTCAGCAGGAGAGTTTATCATATCCACCCACGGGAGCCACTCGCGGATGTGCTGACGGGATTGATCGGTTAACTTGAATAGTTCGGGGGCATGCCGGGTTTCAAGCAATCGCAATTCTGTCTGAGTATCAATGGAGAATGTAAACATGGTTATCTTCCTTCCTATATGTATCGGTACGGCTTACTGAAAATCCACAACTGTCTCCCTGAAGCAGACTTTTGTTGGAAAAGACGTTGCTGGAAGTTTCCTTAAGTATGCCGCTGTTTTTCAAACGTAAGTTTTTTATAGGCCTGTATAAGATTTTACAATTCCCTTTGTCAATATGCCATTGCATTTCTTAAACGGATATAAACAAAAAAGCCTCCTCTTCAAAAGAGGAGGGGCCTAATCAATCTTATTCGGTTGCTTCAGTGTCTTCTTCGGCCGGTTCTTCAACTGCCGGAGCTGTGAGGAACTGATCAAGTGCGCCTTCAAGATCTTCATCCTGAATTTCTACATTCGCTTCCTGCAGCATTTCAGAAATGCGTGTCAGCAGGGCAGACTGATCGGCCTGTTCAAGGGCTAATTGCGTCCGGATATCTTCCGCTACGTCTTCCAATGGCTCTATATCTTCAAGTTCACGTGTTTCGAGAACTTCAATGATATGGAAACCATAGTCGGACTGGACCGGTTCACTGACTTCACCCACTTCGAGTGCATAAGCGGCATCTTCAAAGGCAGGGACCATTGCGCCTGTTCCGAACCAGCCAAGTTCACCGCCGTTTTCAGCGGAGCCTGGATCAGTGGAAAATTCCGCAGCCAATTCCGCGAAATCTTCACCCGCTTCAAGCCGTTCAATCACTTCATTGGCGGTCTCTTCATCTTCAACAAGAATATGCCGGGCATTGAGCTCGGTTGTTGTACGCTCATACTGGGTTTGTACATCTTCTTCTGAGATTTCGACGCCTTCAGTGAGGGCGGCTTCCTGAAGAAGGTTCAGACGGATGAAATCTTTATATGTTTCTTCTGTATAGCCATTCGATGCAAGATATTGCTGGAATCCTTCTTCACCCATCTGTTCCAGTTCTGTATTGTATCGTTCTTCCACTTGTTCATCCGTTACTTCGTACGCTTCGCTCAGTACATTTTCGATCATCATGACTTGGAGAGCCTGTGCGCCGATGGATTCTTTCATTTCTTCATAAAGTTCTTCTTTTGTGATATCTCCCACATCAGAAGTGACAATTACTTCTGAATCTGCGGCTTCCTCGCTGCATGCAGCGAGCGTTAGGACCGAAGCTGCCAAGGAGAGGGTTAAAACTGTTTTTTTCATTGCGTGTATTCCTACTTTCTTTGATGGATTCAGATATAAAGCAAATGCAGAGATTACTATACCATAAGACGTCTAAAAATAACAAAAGTTTCATTGAATAAAAAAAACGGCTGGATCAGCAGCCGTTTTCAGGCGCTGAATTCAACGCCGACATAAAGCGATATAAGCAGAATCGTGATCAGGATATTGATCCACCGAAAAATCTTATCATGATTTTCCTCGGGGATTTCACGGCTGGTCACAAGTGCATAAGTCATACGATTGATCTGAAACAGATAGAGCACTGCAAACACAATAATTGTGCCAATAATCATGGAATTCCTCCCTCTCCGGCATTCGTTCTGATCCTTGGGAACTGATTCTCAGTATATCAGAGGGACAGGGAAAATAATAGTTTTACAGCGTAACAGACGGCACGAGAATTTCATAACCTGTGTCGGTTTCTTCGATAAGAGCATGCTTGGGTGAACGGAGAGCATACCGGAAATACATCAAATCGATCATGCATAACCCGCAGTGAAACCCGAGCAGCAAGGCCCAATAATGGCTGAACGCAGGATAGATAAAACTGGCAACCAATAACACTGTATTTAAAACGACAAAGGGTGTCAGCAGCGTTATGAGAAACCGTACTTTGTTTACGGGATCCTGCACTCGGAATTCAACTTCCGGCAGGATGCCGAAATGCTTCCTGATCCGGATCTGCACACAGTTCCGGCAGCCCATCAACGGCAGGAAGTGCAGCAGCTTGTGGAGCGGATATAACGCTGCCAGCGCAATCAGAAAATAAAGAAAATGCTGATCCGATAGCGGGGCTGAATAGAGTGCCGCCATTGGAATATAGAATGTGACAAACACGCCGAGGCCTGCGAGAGCGGATAACAGGAAAATACGCTCACGGCCATATTTTTTTTTCATATTTATCGTTTTCCAGCAGTGCATGAGGCGTCACTCCTAAAGTCGGGTAATTGCTGTAACGTTTCATAGAATACGCCCATTCATACCAGATTGCAACCATAAAATTCACTGCCTTCAATAGCGGGTTTACGGGGATTGCCGATTGTCAGTAAACTGGCCTTCGTCATCAAAATGGGTTTCGATATTATGAAACGATTTCTCGAAAATCTGAATGAAATCCTCTCCGTAAATATTTCGGAGTACAGCCATTACTTCCATGAAATCAGGGAACCGCCCATATAACTCTTTTAAGGGAAGAGCCCCCTCCACGATACTGTGCGGTGTCTTATGATAATTCGCCATCATGTCAATCAGCAGTTCTCTTCCTGCTTCGGTCAATTCAATATATGTATTCCGTTTATCGTGGTCGCGTTTTGAAAAAGATAGAAGACCTCGTTCTTCAAGTTTCTTTGAGAAGTTAAACGCCGTGGATACATGCATGACACCGAATTTTGCCACATCTGAAATGGAAGCCCCTTTCAAATGAAATGATATCCACAAAATATGGTGTTCATTAATATTCAAGTCATAAGGTTTTATCCACTGCTGCCAATCTTTTTCAATGGATTTCCATAGCGCTTTTGACAATTGGGCAACTCGCTGACTGAATATCATCGCCTCTTTTAACGTATAAAGCTGGTCATTCATTTTGACACCCGCTTTCTCTAATTGTTATTTTCTTCATTATAGCAGTAAAACAACAAGCTTAAAAGAGTGAATTGTATAACAATTAAATGGAGACGAACTTGGCAGA
Above is a genomic segment from Planococcus lenghuensis containing:
- a CDS encoding GNAT family N-acetyltransferase; this translates as MFTFSIDTQTELRLLETRHAPELFKLTDQSRQHIREWLPWVDMINSPADSGKFIDLALEQFRQNNGFQAGIWYRGELAGIIGLHQISWTNKSTTFGYWLGEQFQGQGLMTAACRAIIAYCFEELHLNRVEIRAAAENKKSQAIPERLGFTKEGRLRQAEWLHDRFADHYVYSLLKDEFRSASS
- a CDS encoding peptidylprolyl isomerase; translated protein: MKKTVLTLSLAASVLTLAACSEEAADSEVIVTSDVGDITKEELYEEMKESIGAQALQVMMIENVLSEAYEVTDEQVEERYNTELEQMGEEGFQQYLASNGYTEETYKDFIRLNLLQEAALTEGVEISEEDVQTQYERTTTELNARHILVEDEETANEVIERLEAGEDFAELAAEFSTDPGSAENGGELGWFGTGAMVPAFEDAAYALEVGEVSEPVQSDYGFHIIEVLETRELEDIEPLEDVAEDIRTQLALEQADQSALLTRISEMLQEANVEIQDEDLEGALDQFLTAPAVEEPAEEDTEATE
- a CDS encoding DUF3267 domain-containing protein; the encoded protein is MKKKYGRERIFLLSALAGLGVFVTFYIPMAALYSAPLSDQHFLYFLIALAALYPLHKLLHFLPLMGCRNCVQIRIRKHFGILPEVEFRVQDPVNKVRFLITLLTPFVVLNTVLLVASFIYPAFSHYWALLLGFHCGLCMIDLMYFRYALRSPKHALIEETDTGYEILVPSVTL
- a CDS encoding HTH-type transcriptional regulator Hpr encodes the protein MNDQLYTLKEAMIFSQRVAQLSKALWKSIEKDWQQWIKPYDLNINEHHILWISFHLKGASISDVAKFGVMHVSTAFNFSKKLEERGLLSFSKRDHDKRNTYIELTEAGRELLIDMMANYHKTPHSIVEGALPLKELYGRFPDFMEVMAVLRNIYGEDFIQIFEKSFHNIETHFDDEGQFTDNRQSP